The DNA segment ACGCAGTGCGAGGCTTGGGCGCGGCCGCCTTCTTGGGCGCGCGCTTCGGCTTGGGCGCTTCCACGACTTCGCCGGTCGCCGGGTCGACGACGTCGCCGGATGCCTCGGGCTCGGCCTCTTCGGGTTCGACCTCGGTCACGTACGGGCCGAAGCGGCCGACCTTCACGACGACCTGCTTGCCGTCGGTCGGGTTGAGCCCGAGCACCCGGTCGGTCTGCACGGGCGCTTCGGCGAGCTCGCGCGCCTTGGCGGGCGTGAGCTCGTCGGGAGCGAGGTCTTCGGGCAGGTTGACGCGCTTGGGCTGGTCGTCGGGACCGGCGTCGGGGTCTTCGACCTCGAGGTACGGGCCGTACTTGCCGATGCGGAGCGCGATGCCCGGCGCGATGCCGACCGTGTTGATCTCGCGCGCGTCGATGTCGCCGAGGTTGTCGACGACCTGGCGGAGGCCGCGGTGCTTGTCGCCGCCGAAGTAGAACTCGTTGAGCCAGTCGACCCGGTCGGCCTCGCCCGACGCGATGCGGTCGAGGTCGTCTTCCATCTCGGCCGTGAAGTCGTACTCGACGAGGTCGCCGAAGTGCTCTTCGAGCAGCCGCACGACCGAGAACGCCGTCCAGCTCGGCACGAGCGCCTGCCCCCGCCGCGTGACGTAGCCGCGGTCGAGGATCGTCGAGATGATCGACGCGAACGTCGACGGGCGGCCGATGCCGAGCTCTTCGAGGCGCTTCACGAGGCTCGCCTCGGTGTAGCGCGGCGGCGGGCTCGTCTCGTGGCCCTTCGCGTCGAGGTCGGCGAGGCCGACGGCCTGGCCTTCCTTCAGCACGGGGAGCTTCGCTTCGCCGGGCTCGGCGTCGCCGTCGCGGTCCTCGTCGCGGCTCTCCTCGTAGGCCGCGAGGAACCCACGGAAGGTGATGACCGTACCGCTCGCCGTGAACTCGGCGATCGTGCCCGCGATCGGCGCGGTCGCGCCCTCGGGCGCGGAGGCATCCTGCGCCGTCGGACCGACCTCGAGCGTGACGGTCGCCGTCTGTCCCTTCGCGTCGGCCATCTGCGAGGCGACCGTGCGCTTCCAGATGAGGTCGTACAGCTTGAACTCGCTGCCGCGGAGGCTCTTCTCGAGCTCGGCGGGCGTGCGGAACACCTCGCCCGACGGGCGGATCGCCTCGTGCGCCTCTTGCGCGTTCTTCGACTTGCCCGTGTAGGCGCGGGGCTTGTCGGGGATCGAGTCGGCGCCGTAGAGCTTCGCAGCCTGGTCGCGCGCCGCCTTGACGGCCTGCGCCGAGAGCGACACCGAGTCGGTGCGCATATAGGTGATGTAGCCGTTCTCGTAGAGCGACTGGGCGACGCGCATCGTGTCGCGCGCCGAGAGGCGGAGCTTGCGGGCGGCCTCCTGCTGGAGCGTCGACGTCGTGAACGGAGCCGCCGGCCGGCGCGAGTAGGGCTTCGACTCGACCTTCGAGACGCGGCGCGCCACGGTGTCGTCGCGGAGCGCGGCGGCGAGCGCGGTCGCGGTCGTCTCGTCGAGGACGACGGCCTTGCCGGTCAGCCGACCGAGGTCGTCGAAGTCGCGGCCGGTCGCGACGCGCTCGCCCGCGAGGCGCACGAGTCGGGCGTCGAAGGCCGACTCGTCGGTCGTGAACCGCCCGATGAGGTCCCAATAGCCCGCGGCGACGAACGCGAGGCGCTCGCGCTCGCGGTCGACGACGAGGCGGGTCGCAGCCGACTGCACGCGGCCGGCCGAGAGGCCCGGGCCGACCTTGCGCCACAGGACGGGCGAGACCTCGTAGCCGTAGAGGCGGTCGAGGATGCGCCGCGTCTCCTGCGCGTCGACGAGCGACGTGTCGAGCTCGCGCGTGTGGTCTTTCGCGGCGAGGATCGCGTCCTTCGTGATCTCGTGGAAGACCATGCGCCGCACGGGCACCTTGGGCTTCAGCTCTTGGAGCAGGTGCCATGCGATGGCTTCGCCTTCGCGGTCTTCATCGGTGGCGAGCAGGAGTTCGTCGGCGTTCTTGAGCGCGCGCTTGAGCTCGGCGACGGTCTTCTTCTTCGAGTCGGACACGACGTAGTACGGCTCGAAGCCGTTCTCGACGTCGACCGAGAACTTGCCGAGCGAGCCCTTCTTGAGCTCGGCCGGGAGGTTCTTCGGCTCGATGAGGTCGCGGATGTGACCGACCGAGGACAGCACCTCGTATCCGTCGCCCAGGTACTGGGCGATGGACTTCATCTTGGTCGGCGACTCGACGATGACCAATTTCTTCGCGCCTGACACAGACTCCTCTTAATCCACTTGAAAGCGAGAACGCACTGGATGCCGCGCCCCCGAGCGGTGTGCTCGCCGGCACGCTCCGACGCGTGACCGACAGCCACACCATACACAGTCCGGCGGTGAGACCGCCGACGTTCGATACGGGCGAACATGTCGGGCGCGCCCTCCCGGGCCGGTTTCCGTCACACGCGGAAGGCCCCCTTGCGGTCGCC comes from the Agromyces protaetiae genome and includes:
- the topA gene encoding type I DNA topoisomerase, encoding MSGAKKLVIVESPTKMKSIAQYLGDGYEVLSSVGHIRDLIEPKNLPAELKKGSLGKFSVDVENGFEPYYVVSDSKKKTVAELKRALKNADELLLATDEDREGEAIAWHLLQELKPKVPVRRMVFHEITKDAILAAKDHTRELDTSLVDAQETRRILDRLYGYEVSPVLWRKVGPGLSAGRVQSAATRLVVDRERERLAFVAAGYWDLIGRFTTDESAFDARLVRLAGERVATGRDFDDLGRLTGKAVVLDETTATALAAALRDDTVARRVSKVESKPYSRRPAAPFTTSTLQQEAARKLRLSARDTMRVAQSLYENGYITYMRTDSVSLSAQAVKAARDQAAKLYGADSIPDKPRAYTGKSKNAQEAHEAIRPSGEVFRTPAELEKSLRGSEFKLYDLIWKRTVASQMADAKGQTATVTLEVGPTAQDASAPEGATAPIAGTIAEFTASGTVITFRGFLAAYEESRDEDRDGDAEPGEAKLPVLKEGQAVGLADLDAKGHETSPPPRYTEASLVKRLEELGIGRPSTFASIISTILDRGYVTRRGQALVPSWTAFSVVRLLEEHFGDLVEYDFTAEMEDDLDRIASGEADRVDWLNEFYFGGDKHRGLRQVVDNLGDIDAREINTVGIAPGIALRIGKYGPYLEVEDPDAGPDDQPKRVNLPEDLAPDELTPAKARELAEAPVQTDRVLGLNPTDGKQVVVKVGRFGPYVTEVEPEEAEPEASGDVVDPATGEVVEAPKPKRAPKKAAAPKPRTASLFKSMQPEEVDLQTALKLLDLPRIVGLDPESGDEITAQNGRYGPYLKKGTDTRTLPSEDAIFEIDLDGAIELYAQPKYGNRRASSALKEFEADPVSGKPIKVKDGRFGPYVTDGETNATIPRGDSVEELTFDRAVELLQIKRDKGPAKPRATRATAAKKPAAAAKKPAAKKPAAAAKKPATTRKAAPKKGDA